From Elusimicrobiota bacterium:
GAAAAATAACCGCATATTTACCCCGCCCTTAAGGGCGTAAAAATTGGGTCTCAGCTTTAATGAAAGCAGGCGGAGAAATTCAATATGAAATACTTCCCTTATTTGCAGATTGTCGTATAAATGGTTTTTCATATATGTTATGTTATTTAGCTATAACTAAACAATAGAACATATTACGCAAAATGTCAATACTTGCTATTACAGGTGTTGGTATAAGATTTGATAAAATATTTTTAATATTATAAAATCGGTGTTACAAAAGTTCAAAGGAGCCAAAATGTTTAGACCTGAGATTAAGGTAATTGACTGCACCATACGTGACGGCGGATTAATGAATAAATCCAACTTCACAATTGAAACCGTAAGGAATGTATACAAGGCAGTATGTGCTTCAGGAATAGATATCGTAGAACTCGGGTACCGAAACAGCAAACAGCATTTCTCAGTAAAGGAATACGGTTTGTGGCGTTTTTGCGACGAAGAGGATTTAAGAAAAGTTGTTGATGGCATTAAATCAGAAAAAACAAAGATAGCCATAATGCAGGATTCCCATAAGGCTGTTTCTGAAGATGTGCTCCCCAAAAAAGACAGTGTGGTTGATGTTATCCGCGTTGCCACTTACGTTAAAGACATTGATAAAGCAATCAAACTAGCCAACAACGCCACGGAAAAAGGGTACGAAGCAACTATAAATATAATGTCTATTTCCCGCGCCCTTGAACGTGACCTGGATGAAGCTCTTGCGCAGATTGAAAAAGAAACGAAGGTATCGGCTGTATATATTGTAGATAGTTTCGGCTCGCTCTACAGTGAAGATATGGATTATTACGTAGATAAATTCAAAAAATACATAAAGAACAAAGAAATCGGCGTTCATTGCCACAATTCCACCCAGCTGGCTTTTGCGAATACTATCGCAGGGATTATCCGCGGAGCGAATTATCTGGATGGAACACTTTACGGTCTGGGAAGAGGCTCCGGCAATTGCCCAACGGAATTGTTATTGAGTTTTCTTAAAAACCCCAAGTTTGACAGCCGGCCGCTTTTTGATGTTATAAGCAAAGAAATAATGCCTCTAACCAAAAAAATTACCTGGGGCTATTCAATTCCCTATATGATTGCCGGCTCGCTTAACCGCCACCCGCAGGCGGCCATGGATATGATGGACTTGCCTGACAATAATCCTGAAAAGTTTGAGTACCGGAAATTCTACGAAAAGCTTACCGAAGAACAGATGGAAGATTAAATTTAATCACAAATGTTTTTGGAAAATTAAATTTAATGCTTTCAATGCGAATACAGGCAGGTCTTTAATGCGGGTGATACGCCAGGGTTCCTGCGCAAATCTGTAAAACCATTCCAGCCCAAGTGCTTGCATCCAGCCCGGCGCCCTTTTCAATTTTCCTGATATAACATCAAAGCTTCCGCCAACCCCCATTATAATAGGGATGTTTATATTTCTCAAGTTTTCGAAAATCCATTTTTCCTGGCGCGGCACGTCAAGGCCGACAAAAACTATAG
This genomic window contains:
- a CDS encoding aldolase catalytic domain-containing protein, with the translated sequence MFRPEIKVIDCTIRDGGLMNKSNFTIETVRNVYKAVCASGIDIVELGYRNSKQHFSVKEYGLWRFCDEEDLRKVVDGIKSEKTKIAIMQDSHKAVSEDVLPKKDSVVDVIRVATYVKDIDKAIKLANNATEKGYEATINIMSISRALERDLDEALAQIEKETKVSAVYIVDSFGSLYSEDMDYYVDKFKKYIKNKEIGVHCHNSTQLAFANTIAGIIRGANYLDGTLYGLGRGSGNCPTELLLSFLKNPKFDSRPLFDVISKEIMPLTKKITWGYSIPYMIAGSLNRHPQAAMDMMDLPDNNPEKFEYRKFYEKLTEEQMED